From a region of the Rathayibacter sp. VKM Ac-2804 genome:
- a CDS encoding SIS domain-containing protein codes for MSIDTVLDTPTDTPSDTSTDAARRLVDDHVARALDVVAQLERHSDRIVAWGVELADRLHTGARLLAAGNGGSAAEAQHLTAELVGRFDGDRIPFSAISLHSETSSLTAIGNDYGFDHVFARQVTAHARSGDVVVLLSTSGRSANLLHAAEAARAAGARTWALTGDGPNPLTEACDESIALEGHGSNVQEAQLVLVHALCRAFEHRIRVRTGAAA; via the coding sequence ATGAGCATCGACACCGTTCTGGACACCCCGACGGACACGCCGTCCGACACCTCGACGGACGCCGCCCGGCGCCTCGTCGACGACCACGTCGCCCGCGCGCTCGACGTCGTCGCGCAGCTGGAGCGGCACTCCGACCGGATCGTCGCCTGGGGCGTCGAGCTGGCGGACCGCCTGCACACCGGCGCCCGCCTGCTGGCGGCCGGCAACGGCGGCTCGGCCGCGGAGGCGCAGCACCTCACCGCCGAGCTGGTCGGCCGCTTCGACGGCGATCGCATCCCGTTCTCCGCGATCTCGCTGCACTCCGAGACCTCGAGCCTCACCGCGATCGGCAACGACTACGGCTTCGACCACGTCTTCGCCCGCCAGGTCACCGCGCACGCCCGCAGCGGCGACGTCGTCGTGCTGCTCTCGACCAGCGGCCGCAGCGCCAACCTGCTGCACGCGGCCGAGGCGGCCCGCGCGGCCGGCGCCCGCACCTGGGCGCTCACCGGCGACGGGCCCAACCCGCTGACCGAGGCCTGCGACGAGTCGATCGCCCTCGAGGGCCACGGCTCGAACGTGCAGGAGGCGCAGCTCGTGCTGGTGCACGCGCTCTGCCGGGCGTTCGAGCACCGGATCCGCGTGCGGACGGGGGCGGCCGCGTGA
- the rfaE2 gene encoding D-glycero-beta-D-manno-heptose 1-phosphate adenylyltransferase gives MDALRVAEAVRGAGGTVVATGGCFDLLHAGHARTLSAARALGDCLIVCLNSDDSVRRLKGPARPIIPEDDRVDLLLALECVDAVLVFGEDTPDEALRRIRPDVWVKGGDYSAESLPETATVAEWGGRVLTVPYHAGRSTTHLAAALARVG, from the coding sequence GTGGACGCGCTGCGCGTCGCCGAGGCTGTCCGCGGCGCCGGCGGCACCGTCGTCGCGACCGGCGGCTGCTTCGACCTGCTGCACGCCGGTCACGCCCGCACCCTCTCGGCCGCCCGGGCGCTCGGCGACTGCCTGATCGTCTGCCTGAACTCGGACGACTCGGTCCGGAGGCTGAAGGGACCGGCCCGGCCGATCATCCCCGAGGACGACCGGGTCGACCTGCTGCTCGCTCTCGAGTGCGTCGACGCCGTGCTCGTCTTCGGCGAGGACACCCCCGACGAGGCGCTGCGCCGCATCCGCCCGGACGTCTGGGTGAAGGGCGGCGACTACTCCGCCGAATCGCTGCCCGAGACCGCGACGGTCGCCGAGTGGGGCGGCCGCGTCCTGACGGTGCCGTACCACGCCGGCCGCTCGACCACCCATCTCGCCGCCGCGCTCGCGCGCGTCGGCTGA
- a CDS encoding SDR family oxidoreductase, which yields MTTTPTPIGRVLITGGASGLGAAVAAAVTAAGGTPIVLDRDVSNVQEGVAAYQVDVAKTREAEKAVVEIAREHGGLDAVVTAAGIDRCGRLVDVDPEEWERVISVNLLGTAAVVRAALPFLTETHGRVVTVASSLAIKAVSDATAYCASKFGVLGFTRALAAETKGEIGVTTLIPSGMKTRFFDDRDAQYKPGPDALLNDPENVANAVMFVLGQPRGCEVRELVITHEEEPSWP from the coding sequence ATGACCACCACCCCCACCCCCATCGGCCGCGTCCTGATCACCGGAGGCGCCTCCGGACTCGGAGCCGCCGTCGCGGCCGCCGTCACGGCCGCGGGCGGCACGCCGATCGTCCTCGACCGCGACGTCTCGAACGTGCAGGAGGGCGTCGCCGCCTACCAGGTGGACGTCGCCAAGACCCGCGAGGCCGAGAAGGCCGTCGTCGAGATCGCCCGCGAGCACGGCGGCCTCGACGCCGTCGTCACCGCGGCCGGCATCGACCGCTGCGGCCGCCTCGTCGACGTCGACCCGGAGGAGTGGGAGCGCGTGATCTCGGTCAACCTGCTCGGCACCGCGGCCGTCGTCCGCGCCGCACTGCCCTTCCTCACCGAGACCCACGGCCGCGTCGTCACTGTCGCGTCCTCGCTCGCGATCAAGGCCGTCTCGGACGCCACCGCCTACTGCGCGTCGAAGTTCGGCGTGCTCGGCTTCACCCGCGCTCTCGCGGCCGAGACCAAGGGCGAGATCGGCGTCACCACGCTGATCCCCTCCGGCATGAAGACCCGCTTCTTCGACGACCGCGACGCCCAGTACAAGCCGGGCCCCGACGCGCTCCTCAACGACCCGGAGAACGTCGCGAACGCCGTCATGTTCGTCCTCGGCCAGCCCCGCGGCTGCGAGGTCCGCGAACTCGTCATCACCCACGAGGAGGAGCCGTCCTGGCCGTGA